The Halichoerus grypus chromosome 9, mHalGry1.hap1.1, whole genome shotgun sequence genomic sequence CTGCTCAAAGTTAATGAATTAAGAAATTAGCTCAGTTCCCCGTTTTGGATGGGGGGCAATCTCGCACATGCTGACCATGTGCACCTTCTGAGAGCGTACCTGGCCTACACTTGCAGCTTTCTACGTCCCGTTATTGAGCTACTCCACTGGGACGTCTAAGCTGACCGCCGACCTTCCAGACTGAATGCATGGCCCATGAGCTTATGAAACCAGGTCATTTTCTATTGCAATTTAACTGATGAGGGACACAATCACCCTAAGATCTCTGCTGGCTGTTTATTACCGTTCTCCCCTTTCAAACTATGTCTGCCTTTGCTCCTTCTCTGGAGCATGAGGTCGTATGACCCATTTATGGTCAATGGGATAGGAGTAAAATAATGCACAGAACTTCCAGGTCACACCCCTACTGGAAAAGAGATGTCTTTACATTTCTACTAGCTTGAAAAGGGACAAGCTGCCTGGACGTCGGACAGAAACACACATCAAAGATGGTGGAGTGACATGACTGAGAGCCTGTGTTCTGACATCTTGGCATTCCCCTGCCCAGGTAAGCCTGGGTTGCTTATGTCCACAGTCTGGATGACCACTGCTCTGGGCCTGTTATAAGAGATACCCATAATCCTAATGGAAGCAACCTCTTTGAATACAGAGTCAAACCTGGCTGCTAAGGggtcaataaagaaaatcaactaTGTATAACAATTAACCTCAGTATGTTAAAACTCTCAggtaaagagaaaatggaagcagTGACCTTACATTTATAAAAACGAATGGGTTTCTATTGTAAACAGAGACAGGAAATTGATATTTAGCAGAGACCAAAGTGAATGAGTGATTCAGGAAGTGAGCAGTTATCTCCACAGCAAGCGATGGAAGAAAATGCCAGAATAACTATGTGTGAAAGTCCGGTATCCGTAACTGAAATCCAGTGGCAACTTGCTGGAGAAGATTGAGGATGTCAAGTTAAAAAAATCccaggataggggcgcctgggtggctcagtcattgggcgtctgccttcggctcaggtcatgatcccagggtcctgggctcgagccccgcatctgggtcccagctcggcgggaagcctgcttctcccccttccactccccctgcttgtgttcctgctctcgctatctctctctctgtgtcaaataaataaataaataaataaataaataaataaaatcccaggATAGTGGTGTTAAGTATAGACATTAGAAATTATCGTGGAAAACCATATCCTATTTGAAAATAGCtatatgaagaagaaataaaggactGCTGTACagtataattttttgttttattataatcactatacatttttatttgttttaattagttttatctttttaagtttttatttatttatttgacagagagagacgaagcgagagaaggagcacaagcagggggagtgggagagggagacgcaggctccctgctgagcagggagcccggtgtggggctcgatcccaggaccctgagaccatgacctgagctgaaagcagatgcttaaccaactgagccacccaggcacccctagttttaaatatatatattttaaaaagtaagtatgGTTGTATATTCATGGatggaacaaaacagagttcGAAGAGCCATCTTGCAAATGAGATAAAGCACGTGTGTTCATCATGGTCTTGTTACTACAGCACGCTTCCTCAGTCAGTAaagatttactgagcatctactctaTTTCTACTTCTACTTAGCTTCTGTGAACTTATAAAACTCTAAGGTATGGAACCTACCTTTAAGGTGATTATTGAACATCAAGGAACCACTAAGTACTAAAGTCCATGTGAATAAATGCtacagaaattcaaagaaagaagaaatgagtgctggggcacctgggtggctcagtcgttaagcgtctgccttcagctcaggttataggatggagtcccacatggggctccctgctcagcagggaccctgcttctccctctccctctgctgctccccctgcttgtgttctctctgtcaaataaataaataaataaacaatcttaaaaaaaaaaaagaagagatgagtGCTGAAAGCAGCTGATGAAGgtgaatcatcatcatcaccatcatcatcatcatccaagACTATGTATGTGTTAAACCATAAAATGAAGTTTGAGAGGCAGATATTAGGAAGGTAAATAAGGAGGGTATCCTGATTGCAGTTAGCATATGGTCAAAGTTTTGGGAAGTAGGAGAGAAAGTGGGAACTGCCTGGCTGAAATGTATCTCAAAGGGAGAGTGGTGTTTACTGTAAGGGGAAACAGGCTgagaaagcaacaacaaaaaagtcataAAGTAGCAGCTTTATGATAGTCTCTTACACTTGTGCTCATAGTTTTTAAATCCATTGCATAATTCGCTAAAGTAGGCTCCTTTTCCAAAACCATTAAATTTGTTTAGTTatcaaatgcttttaaaaaatagtttgattATAAAACAATGCATAGGCattacagaaaatttggaaaagattAACTGGCCAACTTAAAATCACAGGTTTCTGAGATAAATCTTCATATTTTCAGGCTATTATCTCTGTAATCACAGGACAAAGACAAGAGACCAACAGACTTTTCTAGATGTATGGGATCTCAAGTTTTATTCTCATTCACGTGGTCTTTACATGTTTAAGGTATGGAAACAACAAATGCATTTTCCAATTTCATCTTTTCTTGGTAACCTGCTCAAGACTTTAGAACTGTTTTCTAGTTCCTTTTCACCTGGGACATGATAGTGACCAATTCAACTTAATAGAAAAAATTTATATTGCAACATTAAATTTGGGTGGATTCTAGGTAAGCCAGCCTTTACCAACAatttgattcattctttttgaggATTTATCAAACACCATATTCTTAATCAAGACCCCAACCTTCCTACTGCAATAATTAGCataatttatactattttatgtCTCAATCTCCTTGAATACTCATGGTATGTTTAATTTTGGAGGACCAATACAAAGGTAATAAATAGCATGTAGTCTATATCTTTATTGAATTCCTAATAACTACTACATCCTCACATTGTAAATCAGACCTGTTgtagaataaataagtcacaattTGAGAGTCACATCTATAAAAACATGCAttggtaataaataaaataaatgtggatCTTAAAGATCAATTAATCAGGCCTTCCAATTTTTTAGGTGAGTAAGTTAAGGCATGAAGAGGTAAAGTGACTTACCCTAAAGTAAGTAATAGACCTAGTTGGTAATAGAGCTGAGATTGGAACCCAGGATCTTTAAAACCCAGAGATGTGTGCCTCCCACTAAACCATGTGGCCACTCTAATTAACAGTTTTCATGATCCTCCTTCTGTTTCCCTGGGAAGGGTCTCCACAGTAGCCAGACCCTCAAGGCATTCAGAGGATTTCTCTCCAGTGCGAGATTTTTCATGTTGAATAGAAGAGTTTTGTCTAAATGTTTTCCTACACTCAGTATGTATATTTGGTTTCTCCCCACTATGAATTTTCTGGTGTTTTGTAAGATATGTGCTCTgaggcttttccacattcattacatttgtaGAGTTTCTCTTCAGTATGAGTTTTCTGATGTTTTTTAAGGTCTGTCCTCCGGCTAAAGGCTCTGCTACATTTACTGCACTCATAaagtttctctccagtatgaatgaTTTGATGTTGAATAAGGCCTGAGCAGTAactaaaggcttttccacattcactgcattTACAGGATTTTTCACTAAAATGAGTTTTCTGGTGATTTGTAAGGCTTGCACTCtgactgaaggctttcccacatacGTTACATTTATAGGGattctctccagtgtgagttctctgatgttGAATAAGTGCTGACCTATCACTAAAGGCTTGTCCGCAGTCATTGCATTTATAGagcttctctccagtatgaattctctgatgttgaaTAAGAGCTGAAcagaaactgaaagctttcccacaatgattacattcatagggcttctctccagtgtgagttctCTGATGCTGAATATGCCCTGAGCGGTCgctgaaagctttcccacattcatgTTTTTCTCTGGTATGAACCCTCATGTGTTGTGTAAGGAATGAACTCTGGGTGAAAGTTTTctcacattcattacatttatatggTTTATCACCTGTATGACTTCTCTGATGTTGAGCAAGGTATGTCCTTCTGCTAAAGGTTTgtccacattccttacattcatagggcttctctccagtaTGTGTTCTCTGATGTCGAACAAGAGCTGAGTAGTTAccaaaggccttcccacattcatcACACtcatagggcttctctccagtgtgagttctctgatgtcGAACAAGAGCTGAGTAGTTAccaaaggccttcccacattcatcACACtcatagggcttctctccagtgtgaattctTTGATGCTGAATAAGGGCTGAACAATCACTAAAGGcattcccacattcactgcatttgtatggtttctctccagtatgtgTTCTCTGATGTTGAATGAGGTCTGAACAGtaactgaaagctttcccacagTTActacattcataaggtttctccccagtgtggatgATATGATGTCGAATAAGAGCTGAGTGATCactgaaagcttttccacagTCATTACATTCATAGGGCTTTTCTCccgtatgaattctctgatgttgagTACGATGTGCACTCTGACTGAAGGTTTTACCACATTCATTGCATTCATAAggcttctctccagtatgaattctctgatgtagAGTAAGATGCGTGCTCTGGCTAAAAGCCTTTCCGCATTCCAGACACTTGTAGGGCTTCTCACCCGTGTGAATTCTTTGATGCTGAGTAAGGTATGTGCTACGACTGAATGTCTTGCCACATTCAGTACATTCATATGGTCTCTCCCCactatgaattctctgatgttgtGTAAGGACTGAGCAATAactgaaggccttcccacattcattGCATTTGTAGGGCCTTTCTCCTGTATGAGTCTTCTGATGGTTTGTTAGGTGGGAACTCTGGTTAAATCCCTTTCCACATACATTACATTTATAGGGTCGCTCTCCAGTATGAGTCCTTTCATGTTGAACAAGAGCAGTGTGGTCTCTGAAGGTTTTCCCACATCCACCACATTTACGAGGTTTCTTTCCATCACACTTCCTTTGTATAATTAACTCTGAgttttgtttgaagatttttcCATGTGTACCATGTTCATGAAAACACTCTTGTATAAGATCACTCTGTTCTGAAACTATTGATTGTAGAGTGAAAACTTTTCCAAATTCATTAGATTCTGTATCTCCTTCTTTGGCAGGAATTTCCATACAGGTGACTTTATCGTGTCCCAGATACTTCTCTTGGTTTAAGTGCTGATTCTTAAACTGTTCTCTAGACCTCCAGGTATCTCCCAGTAGAgactttctctttttaagttCTGTGTTTATTCCTCGGGATGGGCCTTCTTTGAAAATGTCCTGCAGCTCTATTGTTGATTTCTCAGCTTTAGGTCCAGACTTGCCAtctaaaagacataaaaatacaaatccaCTGTGTCCAAAGCTGGAAGAAGAGAAGGTGTTCGGTGAGGAATGGGGTAATGAAATTGTAATACTGAGAATATACAACACAGGGGATATAAATGTAACCTAGTAATCCAGGGAGGGGTTAGCTGGAAATGCTAGTGGTGTGAAAGAGTCTGATTTAAAACAAAGTAATCAAAGAGAATGGAACAGACATTGTCGGGAGAGAAGGTGATTTGGGAAAAGGCTAAATTGTAgagattagaaaagagaaaaacatgaagatGAACGGGTATTAAGAAAGGAAACTATTATCCTAAAGCCCATTAAGAGCTCTTtaaatgtctctttaaaaaaaacttttcttttggggcacctggctggctcagtcagtggaatgtgcgactcttgatctcggggttgtgagttcgagccccatgttgggtgtagagattacataaaaataagatctttgaaaaaaaaaccaaactcttcttttaaatttggttttTTGACTTCCACAAAGCAATACCTTTACCTACTCCCTCTTTGTTGAATAACTGCTGCTGACATTATTGCTTTACATTTAATGAAAGAAGAGCAGAAACCaggtctaaagaaaaaaaaggttgaaacaggagaaatttacttttttgaaatgaaaaataattctcaCGGCTTTCCAAtgatatgtatttcttttttactctcGGTCATGGACAGAAAAGATAAGGAACATTAAGCATAGAGGACAAAAGAGAGATGACCCTTCTTTTTGTATATCAGCATATCTAGAAGTTGTCTTTAACTATGGGTTCATACTTAAGATTGAGTTACTAATATGTTGATTGAAAGTTAAGTGTTTGTGTGTAAGGACATAAGGAACGGGTTTCACTGCAGGATTACTGGGCAGGGGCCTGGCTGTTTCATTAGATGACCCCCCAAACGTTGGCACctatagcattttattttgggCTGATTAGTTTCCCCAGAATGAAATACTTCGACCTTGTACTTGGGGAGGAGGTGGTATGTGGAAGCCTGACTGCCCATCTTCTGAGTCAACTGAAAGGAAGAACTGGGGGGAGGGTCTCTCTATTCagtgagtagatttttttttaagatttttattttatttatttgagagaatgaaagcgagagagatcacagagggagagggagaagcagacttgccgctgagtggagagccccatctggggctcgagcccagaaccccgggatcatgacctgagctgaaggcagaagcttaactgactgagccacccaggtgccccagtgagtagattttttaaaaacattttgtttatttatttagagagagcatgagcaggaggaggggcagagggagagagagaatcctcaagcagattccctgctgagctcagagcctgaaacagggctcgatatcaccaccctgagatcatgacctgagccaaaatcaagaatcatcctcttaattgactgaaccacccaggtgcctcagtaaGTAGTAGATTTTCACTTAAACATCTGTTTTCGGTGTGAACCCCAGATCATAGCATGTAATAAGCAAACATTAAACATGaggaattaattattttattaactgtACTTCTAACATTGAACATTCATTCCTCATTTAACTAGTTTATTATTGCTTCTCCTGCCCCCAAAGCCTTTCTTGCCTTCCTTATTTTGCCCAACTAATTCTTGACCATATTTTAGAGCCCCACTCAAATTACACTagtcccggggcgcctgggtggctcagtcgttaggcgtctgccttcggctcaggtcatgatcccagagtcctgggatcgagccccgcatcagggctccccgctctgcaggaagcctgcttctccctctcccactccccgtgcttgtgttccctctctcgctgtgtctctctctgtcaaataaataaataaaatcttaaaaaaaaaaaaattacactagTCCCATGACATTCCTAACTCTCGTTTTCCTGATCTCCCACAGTATTTACTGTACTGTTTTAACTTCTGATTTTAGTCCTTAAAAGCAGTGCCTTATACTGTTTATCCATTAtgttgtgtgtgcatatgcgtgtCTCCAGAGTCAGCGTTTCATGTCTTAGAGGAAGGAAACTTGAATGACTTTTGTGGGTTTGGAGTTAATACTTAGTGAGTTTATGCCAAGCTGACTCACAATATTGGCATAGTTAATCCTCCTAACAAGCCTGGGAAGTGGAAAACGGAATCTTTACTTTGGGAGAGGTTCAGGGTGTTGAAGTCACTTGCCTCAAGTTACACACAAGCCCGAATTCCAGAGTCCAGGGTTCATCTCTGCTGCCCTAGGAAGCAGATGGAGCAGATGCTAAAGGTTGAAGACAGAAAATCCTGAGTTTTAATCCCAGCTTTCTACTGACTATCTGTGTGACATCAGGGGAAGCCCCCCATTTGGCCTCTTTCCAATCCTCAATATTACTTATagcgtgattttttttttcaactccttaaattcttctcaaactttttagATACAGGTCCTTCATGTTTTGATCCATTGCCAACCCAGCCTCGCCATTTGTCACTCTCACACATGCCTTATATCCAACCACACTGTGTCTACTTCCTAGACATTTATCAAATTTCTCACGTCTCCGGGCATGTGTTGATCTTTTATCTAGAACTCCCCTTCTGCCACCTACTGTTTGCTGAGCTACTTCCAGCTCACTCTTCAGGACTCAGTTCTAACATCATCTACTCTAAGCTCCTTATCTATATTCTCATTGCctctataataataaaataattcctaTAAATAATAACAGCTGATACTTAATCATGCTTAGAACCatcactgttctaagtactttacatgtatttaatCACTTAATCCCTTACTGGAACTCCAGGAGGTAGAagctattattatcttcattttatgagTGAGGAAAAGGGGCATAAAAGTGTACAGTCCCACGCAGTGACCTCCAGCCACGTGACTGCCGAACACTAGAAATATGCCTGCATTAAACTCAGCTGTGCTGCAAGTGTAAAATACATACCAGATTTTGAAGATtcaagagaaaaagggaaaatatctcagtaataaagttttattttgattaatcGTTAAAATGTTTTAGGCATATGggatttgataaaaatattcttaaaattaattttacctctttttcATTACTTTTCTCGAGCATGActagtagaaaatttaaaattacacatgtggGTTGCATTTTAGTTCCACTGGTCCACGCTGGCTTCAAGACATGAAGACATTTGTGCAAGGCTGCAGAGCTAGtatgtggcagagccaggattaaaCCCAGCCTCAGAGCCCCCTCTTCACCACTGCTCCCATGCTGAGTCTGCATTACCCCATCACAGCACTCACCAGTGTCTTTACTAACCTCTGAGCTTCCGGAGATTAGAGACTAGAGTCTTTAACCTCTGAGCCCTCAGCTCCTGGCAGAGTGTCTGGTACACAGAGTATGCCTGATGAATGTCTGGTGAGTGGACAGATGCTGGTGGTCTTCTTCTGAGAATGCCGCAATGACagcagggtttttatttttttaagatttatttattttagagagagaaagagagagagtagggggaggagcagagggagagaatcttcaagcaggctccccgctgagtacggagcacaacatggggctcgatcccgtgacccatgagatcacagcctgaactgaaaccaagagtccaacactcaaccgactgagccacccaggcgccctgacagcAGTTTTTCAAGATTAGTCTggccacccttttttttttttttttttttgcacctaaACCCtggaaattatttaaagaaaaaggtaagatAAAGCCACCACCCTAATATTTGGGACAGTAAATGTTTGATAGTACCTACTTTTCAAATAATCACAGGCATAAGAGCTAAGAGGGATAGTCAACCTGTAAACCATAAGCACCACTGAGGAGACAATTTTTCACAGATACCCGCTGTTAAGAGGCacaaacaaaccatgagaggaaCCCGAGGAGTAGTCAGAGAATTAGGCGAATCAGAGCTTCACATTGTCACGCACGACCTGAAAAGATGGTTTCACAAAGGACAGTGCTCTCAATTTTATctgagaagagaaaagggggtTAAGG encodes the following:
- the LOC118548374 gene encoding LOW QUALITY PROTEIN: uncharacterized protein LOC118548374 (The sequence of the model RefSeq protein was modified relative to this genomic sequence to represent the inferred CDS: inserted 2 bases in 1 codon), whose product is MEIPAKEGDTESNEFGKVFTLQSIVSEQSDLIQECFHEHGTHGKIFKQNSELIIQRKCDGKKPRKCGGCGKTFRDHTALVQHERTHTGERPYKCNVCGKGFNQSSHLTNHQKTHTGERPYKCNECGKAFSYCSVLTQHQRIHSGERPYECTECGKTFSRSTYLTQHQRIHTGEKPYKCLECGKAFSQSTHLTLHQRIHTGEKPYECNECGKTFSQSAHRTQHQRIHTGEKPYECNDCGKAFSDHSALIRHHIIHTGEKPYECSNCGKAFSYCSDLIQHQRTHTGEKPYKCSECGNAFSDCSALIQHQRIHTGEKPYECDECGKAFGNYSALVRHQRTHTGEKPYECDECGKAFGNYSALVRHQRTHTGEKPYECKECGQTFSRRTYLAQHQRSHTGDKPYKCNECEKTFTQSSFLTQHMRVHTREKHECGKAFSDRSGHIQHQRTHTGEKPYECNHCGKAFSFCSALIQHQRIHTGEKLYKCNDCGQAFSDRSALIQHQRTHTGENPYKCNVCGKAFSQSASLTNHQKTHFSEKSCKCSECGKAFSYCSGLIQHQIIHTGEKLYECSKCSRAFSRRTDLKKHQKTHTEEKLYKCNECGKASEXTYLTKHQKIHSGEKPNIHTECRKTFRQNSSIQHEKSRTGEKSSECLEGLATVETLPRETEGGS